Proteins found in one Poecilia reticulata strain Guanapo linkage group LG15, Guppy_female_1.0+MT, whole genome shotgun sequence genomic segment:
- the LOC103476551 gene encoding B-cadherin-like, translating into MGTAWFAVWGVLFVIFQAVAAEESSCTPGFESELLIFKVTRKHLQQGTRLGKVGFSDCTDRTRFLFSTDDSRFVVQTDGLVTVKRQVVLHEGHRDFFIHSWDSQGQKLTVSAMVLYDGHHHGNNNLNTEHHHNIQLHDQIEVDSATKQDAPQAPILYFPKSNPGLKRRKRGWVVPPSNVAENSRKKFPEFVVQIRSDNDKTKKIIYSITGPGADQPPVGLFIMDRDTGDLYITEALDREKVDKYTLKAHAVVAGGTTSAEEPMEIVINVIDQNDNKPIFTKATYTGEVPEASEKGTEVIQVEATDADDPNTDNADIGYRIMSQKPEQPSPNMFTINPKTGLIKVNEAGLDREKIPQYELQVQAADMNGEGLTGFTKVIIKVTDSNDHAPVFTQSEYTATVEENKVDALVVKMLVTDGDEPHTPAWNAKFSIIDGDPGNLFTVKTGTNKQEGIITTAKGLDFERTSKHTLLVTVENEAPFAPSVQLATFTATVVVTVEDVNEPPIFESEEKHVSKSENLAVNSLVVQYTASDPDTGRKQKVMYKILNDPAGWFDIDKDTGMIKVKTEMDRESSFVKDEKYTALIGAYDDDQIPATGTGTLIIKLEDVNDNAPVVEDRSFQVCNKKPARQLLTVTDKDGPGFTSPYSVIIKDSSTKNNWTAEMNPNKTGIFLTLIRELESGFYKVIMTVSDNQGLPQVSTVTVEVCDCTGEEVSCKQIRGAGSNLPVILGILGGVLLLLMLVLLLLLLANKNRPKKEQPLLQDNDVRDDIFFYDEEGGGEEDQDYFDLGVLHRGLDNRPHVFRDEVAPVFQSRPVVYKPRPANPEDIGGFIDDNLKAADNDPTAPPYDSLLVFDYEGGGSEAGSISSLNSSSDGDQDYDCLSNWGPRFKKLADMYGGGDDDMM; encoded by the exons ATGGGGACCGCCTGGTTTGCGGTTTGGGGCGTTTTATTCGTCATTTTCCAG GCTGTGGCTGCAGAGGAGTCATCATGTACGCCTGGATTTGAGTCAGAGCTGTTAATATTCAAAGTGACCAGAAAACACCTGCAGCAAGGCACACGACTGGGCAAAG TTGGCTTCAGTGACTGCACGGACCGCACCAGATTTCTTTTCAGCACAGATGACAGCCGCTTTGTGGTCCAAACAGATGGCTTGGTAACG GTAAAGAGACAAGTTGTCCTTCATGAGGGTCACCGGGACTTTTTCATCCACTCCTGGGACTCACAGGGTCAGAAGTTGACTGTATCTGCCATGGTGCTGTATGATGGACATCATCATGGGAATAACAATCTGAATACTGAGCATCACCACAACATCCAGCTTCATGATCAGATTGAGGTGGACTCAGCCACTAAACAG GATGCTCCACAGGCTCCCATTCTGTATTTCCCGAAATCTAATCCAGGActgaagaggagaaagagaggCTGGGTTGTCCCTCCTTCGAATGTTGCTGAGAATTCCAGAAAAAAGTTTCCTGAGTTTGTTGTTCAG ATTCGCTCTGATAACGATAAAACGAAGAAGATCATTTACAGCATCACTGGTCCTGGAGCTGATCAGCCTCCTGTTGGTCTTTTCATCATGGACAGAGACACTGGTGATCTGTATATAACAGAAGCACTGGACAGAGAGAAAGTGGACAAATACACG CTTAAAGCCCATGCTGTGGTAGCAGGAGGTACTACAAGTGCAGAGGAGCCTATGGAGATTGTAATCAATGTAATTGACCAGAATGACAACAAACCTATTTTCACTAAAGCTACCTATACGGGAGAAGTTCCAGAGGCCTCGGAAAAAG GTACTGAGGTGATTCAGGTTGAGGCCACAGATGCTGATGATCCAAATACTGACAATGCTGATATTGGGTACCGTATAATGAGTCAGAAGCCAGAGCAGCCCAGTCCCAACATGTTTACCATCAACCCAAAAACTGGACTCATCAAAGTCAACGAAGCTGGGCTGGACCGAGAG AAAATCCCTCAGTATGAACTGCAAGTACAGGCAGCTGACATGAACGGAGAAGGTTTGACTGGATTTACCAAAGTGATTATCAAAGTGACGGACAGCAACGATCACGCTCCAGTCTTCACACAGTCAGAA TATACGGCCACAGTTGAAGAGAATAAAGTAGATGCTCTAGTTGTTAAGATGCTGGTGACAGATGGTGATGAGCCTCATACTCCTGCCTGGAATGCAAAGTTCAGCATCATTGATGGCGATCCAGGAAATCTGTTTACTGtgaaaacaggaacaaacaaacaagaaggaATCATCACTACTGCTAAG GGTCTGGACTTTGAGAGAACCAGTAAGCACACTCTACTGGTCACAGTGGAGAATGAGGCTCCTTTTGCTCCTTCTGTTCAATTGGCCACTTTCACTGCTACAGTGGTGGTGACAGTGGAGGATGTCAATGAACCTCCCATTTTTGAATCGGAAGAGAAGCATGTTTCCAAAAGCGAGAACCTTGCTGTGAACAGCCTTGTGGTGCAGTACACAGCTTCTGATCCAGACACTGGACGCAAACAGAAAGTCAT GTATAAGATACTCAATGACCCAGCTGGGTGGTTTGACATTGATAAGGATACTGGCATGATAAAAGTGAAAACCGAAATGGACAGAGAATCCAGCTTTGTCAAGGACGAGAAATACACAGCCCTTATTGGTGCATATGATGATG ATCAGATCCCAGCTACAGGAACTGGAACGCTAATCATTAAACTTGAGGATGTCAACGACAACGCCCCAGTTGTTGAGGATCGTTCATTTCAA GTGTGCAACAAGAAACCAGCTCGTCAGCTGCTGACTGTAACAGATAAAGATGGACCAGGCTTTACTTCTCCATACAGCGTCATCATAAAGGACTCCTCTACTAAGAATAACTGGACCGCTGAGATGAACCCCAACA aaactggtatttttctgactttgatcCGTGAGCTGGAGAGTGGATTTTATAAGGTGATCATGACGGTTTCAGACAACCAGGGCCTGCCTCAGGTCAGCACAGTCACAGTTGAAGTGTGTGACTGCACTGGAGAAGAAGTGAGCTGCAAACAGATACGTGGTGCTGGTTCCAACCTGCCAGTGATCCTGGGAATACTTGGTGGCGTCCTACTGCTACTTA TGctggtcctgctgctgctgctgttggcaaataaaaacaggccAAAGAAGGAACAACCTTTACTCCAAGATAACGATGTCAGAGACGACATCTTTTTTTATGATGAGGAGGGAGGTGGAGAGGAGGACCAG GACTACTTTGATCTGGGTGTTCTTCACCGTGGTTTGGACAACCGTCCCCATGTGTTCAGGGATGAAGTGGCTCCAGTTTTTCAGTCACGGCCTGTTGTGTACAAACCTCGGCCCGCCAACCCAGAAGATATCGGCGGCTTCATTGATGAT AACCTGAAGGCGGCAGATAACGACCCGACTGCTCCCCCCTACGACTCTCTGCTAGTGTTTGATTATGAAGGAGGCGGTTCTGAAGCTGGAAGCATTTCGTCTCTGAACTCATCGAGCGATGGAGACCAGGACTATGACTGCCTCAGCAACTGGGGCCCTCGCTTCAAGAAACTGGCAGACATGTACGGAGGAGGAGATGATGACATGATGTAA